One window from the genome of Schistocerca piceifrons isolate TAMUIC-IGC-003096 chromosome 1, iqSchPice1.1, whole genome shotgun sequence encodes:
- the LOC124781039 gene encoding uncharacterized protein LOC124781039 isoform X2, producing the protein MKEKVRHRRQALFQITKVLWHLDIFRRSFRELSGHACMAESCIFCALKELFAQLQFSQESALPPDALRRALAESFFDQQRFQLGFMDDAAECFENILLRIHFHIASGEAEDMCNARHCIPHQKFAMTLVEQSVCGACGATSEPLPFTQMVHYVSASALTAQARQTSATALHPDLFGQLLRKAGGMGDIRDCPSACGAKIQICRTLMNRPEIVSVGIVWDSERPTLEHIMDVFATVGTTLRLSDVFHSVVDHRWAASTVHCLVGVVTYYGKHYSTFFFHTKLRVWIYFDDATVREIGPRWEQVVERCRRGRYQPLLLLYAVQSGTPVLTDSAPKTVTPVPVATSKCGAAVVSSHPLQSPLLSSAPNQNPVMRRSITPSPEKTSASVSGTTATPRRAITPSPEGPLHHYNTQHHNGHPHVVNKPYCEYQNLSDIQDAIFGAEKHQEADEVDCVANRMEPSYISRKAVENVLTFQQQKKQQMVLQRCNSGGSYNGTPVGSPDGINIPEHLNVPRRRDSGNWSGDRNSASSSSSTSMENPYLYIVGKMQPRVQGGVPRSPTGIKPGELSSSSSGPYDAGYDSYSLSSTDSLPLQQGLKYNLQLAQIPEANCERLCAEADQLMERSRAAEESGDIQAALGLCHAATGRARAAMDAPYNNTQTMTLARMKHNTCVMRLRSLHRRLLLQSHPPQEDTAVEVRHNREGSSSSTRGPGNKASSAQHTRQNSRDKTSAAQHSRQNSRELLSSTAEKNIEIYATLPKKKAGGTSRSGGSGKTRDSTNVVEDEEYMLHNRTGRERGIIRSVKKKDDDMKTREKRARSEERNKNGKDYSLASNSLITSSTKETTNKKDKAKNSDENSKKNPTPEAKQGKKQHKIRRKLLMGGLILRRKNRSMPDLREGQEGAENDSRGGVATEQKGILSNVKASQDDSSVGLKGSEKSSTLCGYLSEGHLEYTGGGNPNLERSRLMRKSFHGSAGKVLHAAKVPPPPPLRTTSQLTAKIAPELCQPGAFERQHYPVPHEASLQSNGKNSNNLPQAYCQMPLTGQDGVKMNPQNNRSPYSYNFDPQSLSYIQAFNANATNAVEDQLPQMINNEAVTYANGGALYGMAQFSNNNKVVTQAEVHNEQNSMSPTNENVASFNQAQQNSSSKNNGESSILAEDGSTGQNLPLPPYPSPVSSVAHSRQASEDFPPPPPPLEIELTTEAINKLSVSAEEVSGSPKQQNQMTQPQHPQQSYHQVQIQNHIQLQNQQQQYSVMQQQQNQQLHQHLQHLHMQQTQQLHSTPQFQQQQKHHIHQQQQLQQQQQQQLQQQQLLQQQQQQQQQQQLQHQQQLQHHQQQQLQQQQLQNLHHQQQLQHPQIQHHHQQQQYQHHLQYQQQQMQYQQQQQQQQQQLQYQQHQQQQIQYQQKQHHIQYQQQQQLLQHQQLQGQQPQHPTYQQQLQQQKQQLHYQQQQSHGQQQSHGQQQPELQEHQVQQQKQDTQQQEQSPSSLLIQLQQKRQEILAKEARDTEPESSAPAKSGEEWLRELQAKQAERKLKKLKSQTDNSASRVVQDSSISNSTDTSDKKVSSVKDLASRFESIRTQTPCKSVSENRVTESTINTVNQDGDRVPAVTHEHLSPGVQVSANTNSGVHQNTSVDNTNSFLSSCPPNLRENRSDSAFDTGILSVKKRNSSVPGGLESVSALKTHENSAGLDVSVSFAELKSEGLNSSFDTKESRRKSGKKKNVTFCDQVILVATAEDEEEDSYIPNPILERVLRSAFHKPDAHVAQHDVQIEVRSLQGTDSQQESNVHMKAMEVTSQPSNMAQINAYTDNRNAQPYGQPWMQDPKLAGSPSFQDTQRLPAQPTEYSSDQNRGKLLHHQSTDTIRGHPSQLANHQYPPQYPQTFQQQRTVSLSQPHTKYPIPEMSSNALYNDSANFMDHQYQMQAGLPQQGNAIGHNAFPNKDNVSNIANKQRYSGVSNPVIQKQPYDSVHPSYQQMSASQLPGGHTKTLQYVTKAQAAPVDQARTSVVRATPCNLCRKKVVVPPAIYCADCDFYMSRFRPRS; encoded by the exons GAACTCTTTGCACAACTGCAGTTCAGCCAAGAGAGCGCACTTCCTCCAGATGCATTGCGGCGAGCTTTGGCAGAATCGTTCTTCGACCAGCAGCGCTTTCAGCTGGGGTTTATGGATGATGCTGCTGAATGTTTT GAAAATATCCTGCTGCGCATTCACTTTCACATTGCAAGTGGTGAAGCAGAGGATATGTGCAATGCTCGCCACTGTATACCTCACCAGAAATTTGCCATGACACTCGTGGAGCAGAGTGTTTGTGGGGCTTGTGGTGCAACATCTGAGCCCCTTCCATTCACACAG ATGGTGCATTACGTCTCAGCATCTGCACTCACTGCCCAGGCACGTCAGACGTCTGCAACAGCTCTGCATCCTGATCTCTTTGGCCAGCTACTCAGGAAGGCTGGTGGAATGGGAGATATTCGAGACTGTCCG AGTGCTTGTGGTGCAAAGATCCAGATATGCCGCACACTGATGAATCGTCCAGAGATAGTATCTGTGGGAATTGTGTGGGATTCTGAACGACCCACACTTGAGCATATAATGGACGTATTTGCTACTGTGGGAACAACACTCCGATTGTCAGATGTATTCCACAGTGTAGTGGATCATCGGTGGGCAGCATCTACAGTGCACTGCCTTGTCGGTGTAGTTACTTACTACGGCAAGCACTATTCCACATTTTTCTTTCACACAAAGTTACGTGTTTGGATCTACTTCGACGATGCCACTGTTAGAGAAATTGGCCCACGATGGGAGCAAGTTGTGGAAAGGTGCCGCCGAGGGCGTTACCAGCCCCTGCTGTTGCTGTATGCGGTTCAGAGTGGAACTCCGGTCCTGACGGACAGTGCTCCCAAAACAGTGACTCCTGTCCCAGTGGCCACATCAAAATGTGGGGCAGCAGTTGTTTCTTCACATCCCCTACAGAGCCCTCTCCTCTCATCTGCACCTAATCAAAACCCAGTAATGCGCAGGTCCATTACGCCTAGTCCGGAAAAGACGTCGGCCTCAGTAAGTGGAACTACTGCCACACCTCGCAGAGCGATAACACCTAGCCCGGAAGGGCCGCTGCACCATTATAACACACAGCATCACAATGGACATCCACATGTTGTTAACAAACCCTACTGTGAGTATCAGAACCTCAGTGACATTCAGGATGCTATTTTCGGTGCTGAAAAACACCAAGAGGCAGACGAAGTAGACTGCGTTGCAAACAGAATGGAACCCAGCTACATAAGTCGCAAGGCGGTAGAAAATGTGTTGACTTTTCAACAGCAGAAGAAACAACAGATGGTTCTGCAAAGATGCAACAGTGGTGGCAGCTACAATGGAACACCTGTTGGAAGCCCAGATGGAATAAACATTCCAGAGCATCTGAATGTCCCAAGGAGGAGAGACTCCGGCAACTGGAGCGGTGACAGGAACAGTGCTTCATCGTCATCCTCCACGTCAATGGAGAATCCGTACCTCTATATTGTTGGCAAGATGCAACCGAGAGTGCAGGGAGGAGTACCACGAAGCCCAACTGGCATTAAACCTGGAGAACTGTCAAGTTCGAGCAGTGGGCCATATGATGCTGGATATGATTCTTACTCACTGTCTTCCACCGACAGCTTACCTCTTCAGCAAGGGCTGAAATACAATCTGCAG ttggcACAAATACCAGAAGCAAACTGTGAACGACTCTGTGCTGAGGCAGATCAACTTATGGAACGCTCGAGAGCTGCTGAGGAATCAGGTGACATTCAGGCAGCACTGGGACTGTGCCATGCAGCAACAGGGAGAGCACGTGCTGCCATGGATGCTCCCTATAACAATACTCAGACAATGACCCTGGCTCGCATGAAGCACAATACGTGTGTAATGCGACTCCGTTCATTGCATCGACGACTGTTATTGCAGAGCCACCCTCCGCAGGAag ATACCGCTGTCGAAGTGCGACACAACCGTGAAGGGAGCAGCTCCAGTACACGAGGGCCAGGGAATAAAGCAAGCAGTGCTCAGCACACGAGGCAAAATTCTCGTGACAAGACGTCAGCAGCACAGCATTCTCGTCAGAACAGCAGGGAACTCTTGTCCAGCACAGCTGAGAAGAATATTGAAATTTATGCCACTCTTCCAAAGAAAAAGGCAGGAGGTACATCACGTAGTGGTGGAAGTGGGAAAACACGAGACAGTACAAATGTTGTGGAAGATGAAGAATATATGTTACATAACAGAACAGGCAGAGAAAGAGGTATAATTAGATCTGTTAAGAAGAAAGACGATGATATGAAAACTCGTGAAAAAAGGGCAAGAAGTGAAGAAAGGAACAAAAATGGCAAGGATTATTCCTTAGCGAGTAACTCCTTAATAACGAGTTCAACAAAGGAAACCACCAACAAGAAGGACAAAGCAAAGAACAGTGATGAAAACAGTAAGAAAAATCCTACACCTGaagcaaaacaagggaaaaaacaacataaaattcgCCGTAAATTACTAATGGGTGGTCTCATACTGCGTCGTAAAAATCGATCGATGCCAGATTTGAGAGAAGGCCAGGAAGGTGCAGAAAATGACTCAAGGGGTGGTGTGGCCACAGAACAGAAAGGCATTCTAAGTAATGTTAAAGCTTCTCAAGATGACAGCAGTGTGGGTCTCAAAGGATCAGAAAAATCAAGTACACTGTGTGGCTATTTGTCTGAAGGACATTTGGAATACACAGGTGGTGGCAATCCGAACCTAGAACGAAGCCGTCTTATGAGGAAGAGCTTTCATGGCAGTGCAGGCAAAGTACTTCATGCTGCGAAAGTTCCTCCACCCCCACCACTTCGAACGACTTCCCAGCTGACTGCCAAGATTGCACCTGAATTATGTCAGCCAGGTGCTTTCGAAAGGCAACACTATCCAGTACCCCATGAAGCAAGTTTACAGTCAAATGGGAAGAATTCAAATAATCTTCCACAAGCATATTGTCAAATGCCTCTTACGGGACAGGATGGTGTGAAAATGAATCCGCAAAATAATCGAAGTCCTTACAGTTATAATTTTGATCCACAATCTTTATCTTATATTCAGGCATTTAATGCTAATGCAACTAATGCTGTAGAAGATCAGCTACCTCAAATGATCAACAACGAGGCTGTAACATATGCAAATGGAGGTGCTCTTTATGGTATGGCTCAGTTTTCAAACAATAACAAGGTGGTGACCCAAGCAGAAGTACATAATGAACAGAATAGTATGTCTCCAACAAATGAAAATGTTGCTTCATTCAATCAGGCTCAACAGAATTCCTCTTCAAAGAACAATGGAGAAAGCTCTATTCTTGCTGAAGATGGAAGCACAGGTCAGAACTTGCCACTTCCACCATACCCAAGTCCTGTAAGCTCTGTTGCTCACTCCAGGCAAGCCAGTGAAGATTTCCCACCTCCACccccacctttagaaattgaattAACAACTGAAGCAATAAACAAACTTTCAGTCTCTGCTGAGGAAGTGAGTGGCTCTCCTAAACAGCAAAATCAGATGACGCAGCCACAGCACCCTCAACAATCTTATCATCAGGTTCAAATACAAAACCATATTCAACTTCAGAATCAGCAGCAACAGTATTCAGTGATGCAGCAACAGCAGAATCAGCAACTCCACCAACACTTGCAGCATTTGCATATGCAACAAACACAACAGTTGCATTCTACTCCACAGTTCCAACAACAGCAGAAGCACCATATTCATCAGCAGCAgcaactccagcagcagcagcagcagcagttacagcaacagcaacttctgcaacagcaacaacaacagcagcagcagcagcagttacaGCATCAGCAGCAATTACAGCACCACCAACAGCAGCAGCTCCAACAACAGCAACTCCAGAACCTCCATCATCAACAGCAATTACAACATCCACAGATTCAACATCATCACCAGCAGCAGCAATATCAGCATCACCTccaatatcaacaacaacaaatgcagtatcaacagcagcagcagcaacaacaacaacaactgcagtaCCAGCAGCACCAGCAACAGCAGATTCAGTATCAGCAAAAgcagcatcatattcagtatcagcaacagcaacaactCCTGCAGCATCAACAACTACAAGGTCAGCAGCCTCAACATCCAACATATCAACAGCAACTTCAGCAGCAAAAGCAGCAGCTTCACTACCAACAACAGCAGTCTCATGGTCAACAGCAGTCTCATGGTCAACAGCAGCCTGAGTTACAAGAACACCAAGTTCAGCAACAAAAGCAAGATACTCAGCAACAGGAACAGAGTCCAAGTAGTCTACTTATTCAGCTTCAGCAAAAAAGGCAGGAGATTCTAGCTAAAGAGGCTAGAGACACTGAGCCAGAAAGTTCTGCTCCTGCTAAGTCAGGTGAAGAGTGGCTGAGAGAATTGCAAGCCAAACAAGCAGAAAGAAAGCTTAAGAAATTAAAAAGTCAAACTGACAATTCAGCAAGTAGAGTGGTGCAGGACAGCAGTATATCTAATTCCACCGATACGAGTGATAAAAAAGTTTCGTCTGTAAAAGATTTGGCTTCTAGATTTGAGAGTATTCGAACACAAACACCGTGCAAAAGTGTTTCAGAAAACAGAGTTACAGAAAGTACCATTAATACAGTAAATCAAGATGGAGACAGAGTACCTGCCGTGACACATGAGCATTTGTCTCCTGGTGTTCAGGTGTCAGCTAATACTAACAGTGGTGTACATCAGAATACATCTGTAGATAATACTAATAGTTTTCTATCGTCTTGTCCACCAAACTTACGAGAAAACAGATCTGACAGTGCTTTTGACACAGGCATCCTTTCGGTCAAAAAAAGGAACAGCAGTGTTCCTGGAGGACTGGAAAGTGtttctgcattaaaaacacatgaaaattctGCAGGATTGGATGTAAGTGTTTCATTTGCGGAACTTAAATCAGAAGGTCTTAACAGCAGTTTTGATACGAAAGAAAGTAGAAGAAAAAGTGGAAAGAAAAAGAATGTGACTTTCTGTGATCAGGTTATTTTGGTGGCAACTGCTGAAGATGAAGAAGAGGACAGTTACATTCCCAATCCAATATTAGAGAGAGTTCTTCGCTCAGCTTTCCACAAACCTGATGCACATGTCGCACAACATGATGTACAGATAGAAGTAAGAAGCCTTCAGGGGACGGACAGTCAGCAGGAAAGTAATGTGCATATGAAAGCAATGGAAGTGACTTCGCAGCCAAGTAACATGGCCCAAATAAATGCATACACTGATAACAGGAATGCACAACCTTACGGTCAGCCATGGATGCAAGACCCAAAGCTAGCTGGTAGTCCATCATTTCAGGACACACAAAGGCTACCAGCACAGCCAACTGAATATTCTTCAGATCAGAATAGAggtaaattactgcatcatcaGTCTACAGACACCATTAGAGGTCATCCCTCACAGTTAGCAAATCATCAGTATCCACCCCAATACCCACAAACATTTCAACAGCAAAGGACTGTTTCATTATCTCAACCTCATACAAAATATCCCATACCAGAAATGAGTTCAAATGCGTTGTACAATGACAGTGCAAATTTCATGGATCATCAGTATCAGATGCAGGCAGGGCTACCCCAACAGGGAAATGCAATTGGTCACAATGCATTTCCAAATAAGGACAATGTCAGCAACATTGCTAACAAACAACGGTATTCTGGTGTCAGCAATCCTGTGATTCAAAAACAACCTTATGACTCTGTGCATCCCTCATATCAGCAGATGTCAGCTTCGCAGCTGCCAGGAGGCCACACAAAAACATTGCAGTATGTCACAAAAGCACAAGCTGCACCAGTGGATCAGGCACGGACTTCTGTGGTCAGAGCCACACCCTGCAATTTGTGTCGTAAAAAAGTTGTAGTTCCTCCAGCAATTTATTGTGCAGACTGTGATTTCTATATGTCGAGGTTCCGTCCAAGAAGCTGA